CGATTTAGGCTAAAGAAAATTACTGCGAGCAAGCTGTTAAAGATGCCATTGATGCTGGATATCGTCACATAGACTCAGCGTATAggtacgaaaatgaaaaagaagttgGCAATGGGGTACGTGCAAAAATTGATGAAGGAGTGATCGAGCGGGAAGATATGTTCATCACGACAAAGGTATTTATGCTATTGGTAGTTTCGAGTATTTTGTTGAAACACAATTCGTTTCCAGTTATGGAACACATTTCACGATCCAGCCGACGTTCCACTCGCCTTTCAGAAATCGTTCGATAATTTGAATCTGACTTACATCGATCTCTATCTACTGCATTGGCCGATGGCATATGCGAAAATCAACAAAGACCGTTCAGACACACCACCCACAGATATTGAGGATGTGGAACTGTCTCCATTTTTTCATAATGGAACGTATGTTGCAGCCGAAATTGACTATTTGGATACGTGGCGTGCCATGGAAAAGCTAATGGAAAACGGTAAAATCCGCAGCCTTGGTATATCGAATTTCAACAGTCAACAGATCGACCGTCTATTGTCTGTGGCAACGATAAAGCCAGTTGTGAATCAAGTGGAATGCCATCCAAATTTCAATCAGcataaattgattaaattttgtgcTGCACGTAATATCACAGTAACAGCGCATTCACCGCTGGGTCGACCGCATTGGAATTACAATGATTATTTAGCACTAAATGATCCAGATATAGCTGAGATTGCAGCAGCTCATAAAAAATCGCCGAATCAAGTTGTCCTACGGTATACGGTATGAATTCAATGGACAGTCGAATTATCATACGAGaaactatttaaatttttcgataattttttagtATCAAAATGGAGCCGTCGTTATTCCGAAATCGACGCACAAGGAACGGATCAGGAGTaacattgacattttcgattttgaattgagccaaatggaaatggaatttATTGACGGCCTCACCAACAATCGTCTGTTGGCCATCGACGAACCCGTTCATGACAAAAATTACCCATTTAACATTGAGTTTTAAGTTtctttgtaataaaaatgaaatacaccGAAATACACCGAGTCTTAAGAACAATTGAAGAATATACGAGAAATATTGGCTCCTAACTACCAACAATTTTATTCTATTGACGCTTTTGGCGAGGCTTTTACCACCGTTACAAAGTGTAACACATAGCAAAAAGTCTAAATTTTGTAAGtgaaaattgaacgaaaaatctAGCTGCAAAGCGATTATTAGGACAGGGCTGTGATTTCCCCAACACCCCAACACCATTAGTTGTTTCAGAtccatacaaaatcttttacttccatCAACTGagccacgacagagtaaagttaaccaggcaggagcgcttgtttgactagggacctgaataatctagtagtgaaatattttttttttcgaataaaatttttcaatttttgtcatttatcccttatttgacgtttcgaaaatgaaccgctcctgcctggtttattttactctgccgtgactGAACAAAAATGTTGCTGTAATAACCACAGTTACCAGAGTTGAGGAGAAATGACATATGCAACTACTtcgcaataaaaaattgttcaggCACACCGTGAATGATCTTTACCACGGCAGAATTAAACTAGTACTAAGAGTAGCATTAGGCAGCAAATCTACCCTAAGAACGGGTAGGTTAGTGTGAACAGAATAAAGCAAGCTTTTGTAActaaacgagccgtcagaacagtcggagcgtttgctgcgactgagccccgtacgaacccgtacatctattgcgcacgtgaccctagtgcgtctgtcaccctagttgaagtctaattattatgaaatgtgtacatcttacaaattgcgcatagcgcaattacgaagctccgtacgacgttcctttcaaatgtaacacaaatttcaagttgacctaaaattttaatttattgagaggcctaaggcctagttacggccttagtccaacgacccaaatttaattttttttcagcagcattatattcggccttctaaatgaaacaaaaaataggaaaatcggatgaaatttgctcgagttatatgtaaaatacacataggaccctagtatcggcctcagtccgaggacccaaatttaaaatttttttcaactacattctattcggcctttgattaccttccaaatgaaacaaaaattacgaaaaacggatgaaatttactcgagttatatgtgaaatacacgtagggccctagtagcggccttagtccaaggacccaaatttaattttttttcaacaacattctattcggccttcgattaccttccaaatcaaacaaaaattacgaaaaacgaatgaaatttactcgagttatatgtgaaatacacatagggccctagtagcggccttagtccaacgacccaaatttaattttttttcaacatcattatattcggccttcgattaccttccaaatgaaacaaaaattaggaaaatcggacgaaatttactcgagatatatgcaaaatacacttagggccgagtagcgggcttagtccaaggacccaaatttatttttttttccaacaacattctatttggtgttcaattaccttttaaatgaaacaaaaattaggaaaaacggatgaaatttactcgagttatatgcaaaatacacttagggccgagtagcggtcttagtccaaggacccaaatttaatttttttttcaacaacattctattcctcgttcgattacttttcaaatgaaacaaaaattaggaaaatcggatcaaatttactcgagttatatgcaaaatacacttagggccgaggagcggcctcagtccaaggacctaattttcaaacatttttctcaccacattctattcggtattaaattacctttcatataagacaaaaattagcaaaattggatgagatttactcgatttatatgcaaaatacacttaggaccgaggagcggcctcagtccaaggacccaaatttcaaacgtttttctcatcacattctattcggtattcaattacctttcaaatgaaacaaaaatcacgaaaaaaggatgaaatttactcgagttatatgcaaaatactaatacacttagggccgagtagcccttcacttctagggccctaactcacgggccatacacccgattttaataaacaacttttttttcctggatcggtatcgacattacctatcttttgccgtttcatttacatttccaacgttttttttgccgtGGTAACGTGTGGTTAAAAGTAAGGAAAAGGAATTCTCTCGTTCGAATTTTGCCCTTTATTGAATGACTTGATGTTTGAAGGACTGGTCTGCTGAAAGCCTCCCGGAAGCTCGTTCGGTGTAAAACGGTTAGGAATTTgctcatttgaattttgtacTGCATCTGCGCGGAGCCTCACACTGTTCCGTTCGTTGAGTGTTGTCAGAGTCAAGAATTCTCAAGGTAAGATTTATGGATGCTATGTGGGCAGGCAAAATGGGCTGATATGAGTGAGGTCgatgttttgttgatttgaatGTGTCTCCCATTGCTGTCTTGTCTGCTTTATTGCTCTCTAGTCTTCATTCCTATCAATCAGATTTATGCATGACTGACCAGTCAAAACTACCTTTATAACGCCTTACATGTTCGAATGCGTTAATATGTACTGTCTTGCTAAAAGGTACAATAAAAAGCAACTGATGATGGTCAGACCACGCTGACCTAGGGCCACTATTGTAATCTGAGGCCGAAACAGTTTCTTTTGATGTTGTGTACATCAATCTTCCCTCTTTACCCTGTTGACTCTGGCTGTCTGTTTCTGTTGGCGTTGCTATTGTGTTTGTCTTTTCTTACTCTCGATGGTCCTAACACCATCGAGATTTAGGTATGTACGAGTTGTCCGTTGCTAAGgccgcaacgttaaaaagatCGTTATATCaactggttaactttactctgccgtgtctTTACGTAAGAAAGTAAATGACAAAGCACGCAATATTTCGCTAAGTTATTTTCCCACCATTCCCATTCTTTGAATGTAAGTTATCCTGAATCAAATgcaatttgattcaaaattatGTGATTGTTCATTCATATTCAAAATGCTGGTTATAATCTACCACTATCATCGCTACCATCTGCTGCAGCatgttaaattttaaatttaaataacagttgaaaatattgtccGTTCATTTGTTTGTGTTCGCCCAAAAATGAACCCgcagtaaaacaaaaatcgtatCAAATTTCAAGTGGATTCTTTGTTATACTTAACTTTTACCGCGATAGTTGgataaaatataacaaaacaaTCTACCGTTCAACACTGGCACTCCCTACGTATACCATTAGGTGAACCAAAAtatcggcaaaaaaaaatgaacaaacacGAATTGTGTATATATCCAAACAATGTATCCCCAGTCAGCCCCAAAATAATATTCACTCGCTCTCCGGAACGTGCACACATATACTATGTGCGTGTACggcaaataaacaattttgtcaTTACGTTCAAACCAATCTCACATTTTCCCTTTTCAGAGCATAGAGAGTATTTGTAGGGAAAAAAAAGCGGAAGTGGCGCATGTCATGCACTCTGTTTCTATCGTACGAACTAGTGACTAAAACGGAAAGTAGGAAAACATCAACATACACACCATCAGCTGAAAATTAGTTTAACATCGGCCGTTGTTGTTCACAGAAGGGTAAGATATTTTTCTCACGTTTCACGTGTTTCACATACTTTCTGTGGTTCAATTTTGAGAAGACCGTGAAGGCGGTAGTGTTGTGGTGTAGATGATGTATATCAGATGTAATAATCTTAATTACGATATTGTGCTTGCAGTGTTTGATATTCTCCACCTTGCGATTGTAAAGTTATCGTCGTGAAacgcaaaaaagaaaaagttttttttttgtcgacaaGTGCCTACATCCAAAAATCTTCCTACAAAACACAAAGAACTTTCTCTAAGCGGACTAGTAACGGAATGTTGTTATAAAAACATCTTTGTGAGAATAATTTGATTTCCCTCTTATTTTTGCAGTTTTTATTCGATTCTATATTCATTCGGTTGAACCGTGCGGGGTTTGAGGGTAATTTAGAAGATATATGTTTGAATATATTACGGTTCTCCCCGTACGAAGACGACGGAATGTATTTTGATAGAGTTATAGCTGCTGTACCAGCAATGCATTGCCATATCATTTAATGACtttcattttagttttaaaGCGAAACTTTTCGGGAAAACTTTTCGCCGCATTGTGTACGTTGtcatcatttttcattcactTAGAACTTGGACttgaattttgtgtgtgatGTGATCTgggacgaaaaaaaaatgtatttcaccCCCACATGTCCGAAGTCCTAGGCGATtgtaacgaaaatgttttgaagttCGGACTACAAAAAGAAGATCTCGTAACACAGTGGAGGATAATAGTGACTCGTCTTGTAGAAGTCATCGTATCCACCCAACTGGTtacgacattttcgttttaaagtTCTAATGACTTAATAATAGTGTAGTTCTCATAGCTGTGTGAAGTCAACGTGAAGTGAATTATTGAAGAAGTTAAACCGAATTATTGTTTACGTATGTGCACATCCCATCCCCACAGAGTCATCTAGAGTGGATTAAATTGATATTTACCGTGAGTATTatgaattaataattttaattatcatctttctctctctccctctctctccgcaaatgcgaaaaaaatagaaaaacttcGAACGAACATTTTGATTGCCTAACCAATATTTTGATCGGCATTCACATCACTGCGTAAACATGTTGGAGGGAGTGAAACATCTGTCTTTTTTCCGTTGTTTTGACTCTATTTTAGGgaacgaaatttaattgatcaaATATTCAGTACAATTAATACAATCAAGTGATATAAAGGAAAATTATGTGTCTACGTCAATTAGTTTACGACCGCGTATGCTACACAAGCGAGGGAATCATTTATTTTCTCAAGACTTTTCATGGGTATAAGGAGATATAATAAAACGTTCAAAGAAGAAAGTTTGTTGATGTTGTGTGTGTTGTTATTCATGCACCATGTGTCGGCGTCGTGGAAGGTATTGAATGTGTGATTAgggaaataagaaatttagatCAGGTTTTTATTCAacgtgatgatgatgatgcatATTGTGAGATTCCTTTTTGTTTGgagtttcaaatttaattttctggaATCCTTTGATATTTCGCTGTCGTTGAACGTCTAAAGCAATCACAAACAATTATTTGGAGTGAGCTTGGTGAAAGGTTGTCACATACGTTGAAGGGATACTTTTGAAAAGCAGCCTCCCGAAATCaaacgcattttccagtggaattttttttatgcggCCAGAAGGGTATTAGACCCTAGCCCAGACGccaaaaccatttttcttat
Above is a window of Bradysia coprophila strain Holo2 unplaced genomic scaffold, BU_Bcop_v1 contig_476, whole genome shotgun sequence DNA encoding:
- the LOC119082628 gene encoding 1,5-anhydro-D-fructose reductase-like isoform X2; translation: MFSLNLVMLLLCVGAVTLFKIESNPKAIPTIRLSNGYEIPAIGLGTFKAKENYCEQAVKDAIDAGYRHIDSAYRYENEKEVGNGVRAKIDEGVIEREDMFITTKLWNTFHDPADVPLAFQKSFDNLNLTYIDLYLLHWPMAYAKINKDRSDTPPTDIEDVELSPFFHNGTYVAAEIDYLDTWRAMEKLMENGKIRSLGISNFNSQQIDRLLSVATIKPVVNQVECHPNFNQHKLIKFCAARNITVTAHSPLGRPHWNYNDYLALNDPDIAEIAAAHKKSPNQVVLRYTYQNGAVVIPKSTHKERIRSNIDIFDFELSQMEMEFIDGLTNNRLLAIDEPVHDKNYPFNIEF
- the LOC119082628 gene encoding 1,5-anhydro-D-fructose reductase-like isoform X1 — its product is MFSLNLVMLLLCVGAVTLFKIESNPKAIPTIRLSNGYEIPAIGLGTAAAKENYCEQAVKDAIDAGYRHIDSAYRYENEKEVGNGVRAKIDEGVIEREDMFITTKLWNTFHDPADVPLAFQKSFDNLNLTYIDLYLLHWPMAYAKINKDRSDTPPTDIEDVELSPFFHNGTYVAAEIDYLDTWRAMEKLMENGKIRSLGISNFNSQQIDRLLSVATIKPVVNQVECHPNFNQHKLIKFCAARNITVTAHSPLGRPHWNYNDYLALNDPDIAEIAAAHKKSPNQVVLRYTYQNGAVVIPKSTHKERIRSNIDIFDFELSQMEMEFIDGLTNNRLLAIDEPVHDKNYPFNIEF